The Corynebacterium marinum DSM 44953 genome contains the following window.
AGGCGATCCGCTGAAGTCCCGTCCTCCCCGCCCCCGCAGGCCGTGACGTCCCCTTGAGCCAACGGTGACCCAACTGATTCCCCTGATCGTCTGACCGCGAGCGGTTCCGGGCGTAGCGTCAAGGCCAAGTCAACCCGTGGCCAGTGGAGGCTCAGATGGAACAGCCGTACGTTCTGTGGTTCGAGGACATCAGTCTTGCCGATCTTCCCCGGGTGGGCGGCAAGAACGCCTCCCTCGGGGAGATGATCGGCCAGTTGTCGGAGAAGGGGGTGCGCGTGCCCGGCGGGTTCGCGCTCACGGCGCAGGCCTACCGGCGCTTCGTGGCCGACAACGGGCTGGAGGAGGATATCCGTGAGCTCCTCGGCCTGGTCCATGCCGGGAGCCTGCCGCTGGGTGAGGCCGGCACCACGCTGCGGCAGAAGTTCCTCGACGCGCCCATCCCGGACGAGGTGGCGCAGGCCGTCACCGACGCCTACCGGGACCTGGCGCGGCGCAGCGGCGGGGAGGATCCGGCGGTGGCCGTGCGCAGCAGCGCCACGGCGGAGGACCTGCCGGAGGCGAGTTTCGCGGGTCAGCAGGAGACCTTCCTCAACGTCGTCGGCGAGGAGGCGCTGCTGGAGTCCTGCCGGCGGTGTTTCGCGTCGTTGTTCACCGACCGGGCGATCAACTACCGCTCGCTCAAGGGTTTCGACGACCTGAAGGTGGCGTTGTCCGTCGGCGTGCAGCTGATGGTGCGGGCCGATTCGGGGGCCTCCGGCGTGATGTTCACGCTGGACACCGAGAGCGGTTTCCCGGACGCGGTGGTCGTCAGCGCCACGTGGGGGCTGGGGGAGACGGTGGTGCAGGGCACCGTGGATCCGGACAAGTACCTGGTGTACAAGCCTTTCCTCGAGGATGAGCAGCTGGTCCCGATCATCGAACGCACCGTCGGGGCGAAGGCGATCAAGCTCGTCTACGCGGGCGGGGAATCGGGTGGCACGGAGCTGGTGGACACCTCCGAGGACGAGCGTCGGGCGCTGGTGCTCTCCGACGAGGAGATCCTCCGGCTCGCCCGCTGGGCCGTGATCCTGGAGAAGCATTACGGCCGGCCCCTGGACATCGAGTGGGCGCGGGACGGGGTGAGCGGGAAGCTGTACATCGTGCAGGCGCGTCCGGAGACGGTGCAGTCCCAGCGCAGCGCCACCGAGTTCACCATGTACCACCTGGAGGAGAAGGGCCGAAGCCTGGCCTCGGGCGCGGCGATCGGCGACGGCATCGCGGCCGGCGAGGTGTGCGTCATCCGCAGTACCGCGGACATCGGGAAGTTCCGGGACGGGGCGATCCTCGTGGCGGAGATGACGGACCCGGACTGGGGCCCGGTGATGAAGCGGGCCGCGGGCATCATCACCGACCACGGCGGGCCGACCAGCCACGCGGCGATCATCAGCCGCGAGCTCGGGGTGCCCGCCATCGTGGGCACCGGTACCGCGACCAGCGACCTGGTGGACGGCCAGGTGGTCACCCTGTCGTGCGCGGAGGGGGAGAAGGGGCACGTCTACGGGGGCCGTCTGCGGTGGAGCACCGAGAAGGTTGATCTGCAGGCGCTGCCGGAGACGCGGACGAAGGTCATGGTCAACGTGGCCAGCCCGGCGGCGGCGTTCCGCTGGTGGCGCCTGCCGGTGGCGGGCGTGGGCCTGGCGCGGCTGGAGTTCCTCATCGCCGAGGCGATCAGGGTCCACCCGATGGCGCTGGCGCACCCCGACCGCATCGACGACCCGGGGGAGGCGGCGCAGATCCGGGAGCTCACCGCGGATTACGAGGATCCGCGGGAGTACTTCGTCGACCGCCTGGCCACCGGCCTGGGCAAGTTGTGCGCGCCGTACTACCCGCGGCCGGTGATCGTCCGGCTCAGTGACTTCAAGACCAACGAGTACGCCCATCTGCTGGGTGGGCACGCCTTCGAACCGGTGGAGGAGAACCCGATGCTCGGGTTCCGCGGCGCCTCCCGCTATGACGATGACCGCTACCGGGACGGCTTCGAGCTCGAGTGCAGGGCGCTCAAGCGGGTCCGGGAGACCCTGGGCTTCACCAACCTGGCGGTGATGGTGCCGTTCGTGCGTTCGGTCCCTGAGGCGGACCGGGTCATCGCGGCGATGGCCGCCAATGGCCTCGTCCGAGGTGAGAACGGCCTGGAGTTCTACATGATGTGCGAGGTCCCCTCCAACGTGGTTCTGGCGGAGGAGTTCGCGGAGCGCTTCGACGGCTTCTCCATCGGTTCCAATGACCTCACACAGCTCACCCTCGGCGCGGACCGGGACTCCGAGATCATGGCGCGCAGCTTCGACGAGCGGGACCCGGCGGTGAAGAAGATGGTCGCCGACGTCATCGTCCGGGCCCATTCCCGCGGCATCACCGTGGGCATCTGCGGCCAGGGCCCCAGCAACTACCCGGACTACGCGCAGTTCCTGGTGGAGCAGCGCATCGACTCGATCTCGCTCAACCCGGACTCCGTGCTGCGGACGGTGCCCGTCATCGCGGCCGCCGAGGGCTGACCTCCCACCTGCCGACGCCGCGCCGCACCTGGCGCGGCGTCTTCTTCTGTGTCGCCCCACCCAACCGGATTAGTTTTATGATCCACTTCACTTTTCACCGAGAGGGCGCTACACTCAAGATTGTTCAACAATCCTTGAAGGAGCGTGAGATGGCCACCATCGACCTCAATGCCGATCTCGGCGAGACCACCGCCGGTAACCCCGTCGCGGACGACGCCTCGATGATCAAGCTCGTGTCGAGCGCGAACATCGCCTGCGGTTTCCACGCCGGGGACCCCCACGACATCGCCCGCACGGTGGAGTCGGCGGCCGAGCGCGGCGTGACCGTCGGCGCCCACGTGGGCTACCGCGACGCGGCCGGTTTCGGCCGCCGCTTCATGGAGTACGCCCCCAACGAACTCGCCGACGAGGTCCTGTATCAGATCGGCGCCCTCGAGGCGCTGGCCCGCAAGCACGGCACCACCATCCGCTACGTCAAGCCGCACGGCGCCCTCTACAACGCCATCGTCCACCACGAGGAGCAGGCGCAGGCCGTCATCGACGGCATCCGTGCCTTCGGCGGCGACCTGGCGGTGATGCTGCTGCCCGGCGGCGTCGCGGTGCACCACGCGGAGAAGGCCGGGATGATGGTCATCGCGGAGGCCTTCGCCGACCGCAACTACAACCCCGACGGCACGCTGGTCTCGCGCCGGGACCCGGCGGCCGTGATCACCGACCCCGACCTCGTCGCGGGGCGCGTCCTGCAGCTGGCGGAGCAGGGCACCATCACGGCGGTCGACGGCACGGAGCTCAAGGTGGACGCCATGTCGGTGTGCGTGCACGGTGATTCGCCGGGGTCGGTGGCCATGACGCAGTCGATCGTCGACCGGCTCCGCGACCGGGGCATCGAGATCCGGAGCTCCCTGTGACCACGGCTCCCCGCATCCACCGCATCGGATCCCGGTCCGTCCTGGTCGACCTCCCCGACCTGACCACGGTGATGGCGTGGCACGCCGAGCTCACTCGCGCTCCGCTGCCGGGGCAGATCGACGTCATCGCCGCGGCGTGCACCCTGCTGGTGAACACCGGGTCGCCGCGCGCCGCGCGCCGGGCGGCCGAGGCCCTCCGCACCTTCGCGCCCGCCCCGTTCCAGGCCGGGCAGGCGACCGAGGTGACGGTCGACGTGGTCTACGACGGCGAGGACCTCAGCGAGGCCGCCCGCCTGGTCGGCATGTCCCCGGAGGCGCTCGTCGCCTGGCACACCGGGACGAGCTGGGTGGGGGCCTTCGGCGGCTTCGCCCCGGGCTTCACCTACTGCGTCCCCGGGGACCCGGCGGATGCCCTCGACATGCCGCGCCGCCCCTCGCCGCGCACGGCCGTGCCCGCCGGTGCGGTGGGCCTGGCCGGCGGTTTCTCCGCGGTCTATCCACGGCAGTCGCCGGGCGGCTGGCAGCTCCTCGGCACCACCACCACGCCCATGTGGGACCCCTCCGCCACCCCGCCCGCGCTCATCGCGCCGGGTGACCGGGTGGCCTACCGGGCGGTCCGCGAGCACGTCGAGGTCACCGGCTCTGTGCGGCGGTCCGTGGAGTCGGCCCCGCCCTCCCGGCCGGTCATGCGGGTCGAGGACCCCGGCCTGCTCACCCTTCTGCAGGACCTGGGACGACCGGGCAACGGCGACCTCGGGGTGACCGAGTCCGGGGCGGCGGACGGGGCGTCGGCACGCGCGGCCAACGCGGCCGTGGGCAACGAATCCTCCCTGGCCGTCCTGGAGAACATCGGGGGCCTCGAGCTCCGTGCGCTGGTGGACACGGTCGTCGCCGTCACCGGGGCGCAGGCGCCGGCCACGGTCGGCGGACGCCCGGTGGCCCTGGGTGCGCCCGCGCTCATCAGCGCCGGGGAGACCGTCATCGTCGGGCCCGCGACACTGGGCCTGCGTTCCTACCTGGCGGTGCGCGGCGGCTTCACCGCCGGGCAGGTCCTCGGGTCGGCAGCCACGGACATGCTCTCCGGGCTGGGCCCCGAACCGGTCACCGGTGGCACCCTCAGCGGGGCCTTCCGCGCACGGGGAACCACGGGCACCACGGTGGCCAACCCGCTGCGCGTCGGCCTCCGCGACGGAGTGACCCACGCCGAGCTGCGCTGCGTGCCCGGCCCGCGGGACGACTGGTTCGCCGGGGGCGTCGAAAACCTCGCCTCCCGGACGTGGGAGGTCAGCGGCCGATCCAACCGGGTGGGCCTGCGCCTCGACGGCGATCCGCTCACCCGCTCCCGCGGGGGCGAGCTGGCCAGCGAGGGCATCATCGCCGGCGCCGTCCAGGTGCCCGCGGACGGCCTGCCCGTTGTCTTCCTGCGTGACCACGCGGTCACCGGCGGCTACCCGGTGGTGGCCGCCGTCATCGCCGAGGACCTCGACGTCGCGGGGCAGCTCCCGCCCGGCGGCACCGTCCGTTTCATCCCCGTCGACCCCGACACCCTCACCCCGATCATCTAAGGAGAAGGACACGTGACCTCCCTGCATGCAGTCCTCATCGCCAACCGCGGC
Protein-coding sequences here:
- a CDS encoding LamB/YcsF family protein yields the protein MATIDLNADLGETTAGNPVADDASMIKLVSSANIACGFHAGDPHDIARTVESAAERGVTVGAHVGYRDAAGFGRRFMEYAPNELADEVLYQIGALEALARKHGTTIRYVKPHGALYNAIVHHEEQAQAVIDGIRAFGGDLAVMLLPGGVAVHHAEKAGMMVIAEAFADRNYNPDGTLVSRRDPAAVITDPDLVAGRVLQLAEQGTITAVDGTELKVDAMSVCVHGDSPGSVAMTQSIVDRLRDRGIEIRSSL
- the ppsA gene encoding phosphoenolpyruvate synthase, with product MEQPYVLWFEDISLADLPRVGGKNASLGEMIGQLSEKGVRVPGGFALTAQAYRRFVADNGLEEDIRELLGLVHAGSLPLGEAGTTLRQKFLDAPIPDEVAQAVTDAYRDLARRSGGEDPAVAVRSSATAEDLPEASFAGQQETFLNVVGEEALLESCRRCFASLFTDRAINYRSLKGFDDLKVALSVGVQLMVRADSGASGVMFTLDTESGFPDAVVVSATWGLGETVVQGTVDPDKYLVYKPFLEDEQLVPIIERTVGAKAIKLVYAGGESGGTELVDTSEDERRALVLSDEEILRLARWAVILEKHYGRPLDIEWARDGVSGKLYIVQARPETVQSQRSATEFTMYHLEEKGRSLASGAAIGDGIAAGEVCVIRSTADIGKFRDGAILVAEMTDPDWGPVMKRAAGIITDHGGPTSHAAIISRELGVPAIVGTGTATSDLVDGQVVTLSCAEGEKGHVYGGRLRWSTEKVDLQALPETRTKVMVNVASPAAAFRWWRLPVAGVGLARLEFLIAEAIRVHPMALAHPDRIDDPGEAAQIRELTADYEDPREYFVDRLATGLGKLCAPYYPRPVIVRLSDFKTNEYAHLLGGHAFEPVEENPMLGFRGASRYDDDRYRDGFELECRALKRVRETLGFTNLAVMVPFVRSVPEADRVIAAMAANGLVRGENGLEFYMMCEVPSNVVLAEEFAERFDGFSIGSNDLTQLTLGADRDSEIMARSFDERDPAVKKMVADVIVRAHSRGITVGICGQGPSNYPDYAQFLVEQRIDSISLNPDSVLRTVPVIAAAEG
- a CDS encoding carboxyltransferase domain-containing protein produces the protein MTTAPRIHRIGSRSVLVDLPDLTTVMAWHAELTRAPLPGQIDVIAAACTLLVNTGSPRAARRAAEALRTFAPAPFQAGQATEVTVDVVYDGEDLSEAARLVGMSPEALVAWHTGTSWVGAFGGFAPGFTYCVPGDPADALDMPRRPSPRTAVPAGAVGLAGGFSAVYPRQSPGGWQLLGTTTTPMWDPSATPPALIAPGDRVAYRAVREHVEVTGSVRRSVESAPPSRPVMRVEDPGLLTLLQDLGRPGNGDLGVTESGAADGASARAANAAVGNESSLAVLENIGGLELRALVDTVVAVTGAQAPATVGGRPVALGAPALISAGETVIVGPATLGLRSYLAVRGGFTAGQVLGSAATDMLSGLGPEPVTGGTLSGAFRARGTTGTTVANPLRVGLRDGVTHAELRCVPGPRDDWFAGGVENLASRTWEVSGRSNRVGLRLDGDPLTRSRGGELASEGIIAGAVQVPADGLPVVFLRDHAVTGGYPVVAAVIAEDLDVAGQLPPGGTVRFIPVDPDTLTPII